Below is a genomic region from Acomys russatus chromosome 3, mAcoRus1.1, whole genome shotgun sequence.
GGAAAAACAATAAATTTCACAACCGCATGTACTTTTTCATCGGCAACTTGGCTCTCTGCGACCTGCTGGCCGGTATAGCCTACAAGGTTAACATTCTGATGTCTGGCAGGAAGACGTTCAGCTTGTCTCCGACAGTGTGGTTCCTCAGGGAAGGCAGTATGTTCGTAGCCCTGGGCGCGTCCACCTGCAGCCTGTTAGCCATTGCCATAGAGCGGCACCTGACCATGATCAAGATGAGGCCGTACGACGCCAACAAAAAGCACCGCGTGTTCCTTCTGATTGGGATGTGCTGGCTGATTGCTTTCTCGCTGGGTGCCCTGCCGATCCTGGGCTGGAACTGCCTGGAGAACTTTCCTGACTGCTCTACCATCTTGCCCCTCTACTCCAAGAAGTACATTGCCTTCCTCATCAGCATCTTCACAGGCATTCTAGTGACCATCGTCATTCTGTACGCGCGCATCTACTTCTTGGTCAAGTCCAGCAGCCGCCGGGTGGCCAACCACAACTCTGAGAGGTCCATGGCCCTGCTGCGGACCGTAGTGATCGTGGTGAGCGTGTTCATCGCCTGCTGGTCTCCCCttttcatcctcttcctcatcGACGTGGCCTGCAAGGTGAAGGAGTGCTCCATCCTGTTTAAGAGTCAGTGGTTCATCATGCTAGCTGTCCTCAACTCTGCCATGAACCCTGTCATCTACACGCTGGCCAGCAAAGAAATGCGGCGTGCTTTCTTCCGGTTGGTGTGCGGCTGTCTGGTCAAGAGCAAGGGGACCCAGGCCTCACCAATGCAGCCTGCTCTCGACCAAAGCAGGAGTAAGTCAAGGTCCAGTGACAACAGCAGCCACTCTCCAGAGGCCAGGAAAGACCTGCCCCACGTGGCCACCTCTTCTTGCATCCTTGACAAAAACAGATCGCTTCAGAacggggtcctctgcaagtgacCATCTCCACAGGGCAAGCTCTGCAGCCACACTTATTTATTGCATGCGTTACTTCCACGTGGGGCCTTGGAGACCTTGACTTTGGAGGTCTGCTTGATGTGGCCAATGTGAGCATCTCCTGGGGGAGGGGACCCAAGCAATCACCAACACATTTCAGCCCGGACATGGACGTGCCTTACATGTTGCAGGCTCCATCCAGCCTTTTGAATGTACAGAGCTGCTGGCATTGCCCGGTGCCTTCAGATGCCGCTCTCCCTGGTCCGGGAAGAGAGCAGACGGCGATGCGCTATGCACAGTGCGCCTTGCGGTGATGTTTTGCTATGTTCACACTACATTTATGTTTCGTAGAATGGGTGCTCACATATGTGTTTGTCTGTTGCTGTGCTGCACAGGATGTATACACCAGGTCTTCCCAGGTGGAGCCCACATGATGTGTCAGACCTCCACACGTTATGTAACTGTTTCTCCAAACTTGCCCCCACTGCTGCGCCAGGTTCGAGATCACTGTGTGGTAAGGTGATGTGCCTCTCCCAGTGCACTTGCACGGGTGTTCTAGCTCACATCTGTGGAGAAGTGTCCTCAAAAGCCTCGCCCAAGAGCAGCCCAGGCTTGTCAGTCTTACCCTCACATCCCTGTGTCCCTCTTGTGCCCTCTGCATAAGCTTAAGTACATCTGAAAGCCAAATTATGTGATAACTTAGGCATTTCTGAAAATCACAGAAAAGCTGGGCAGGATCTCTCAGAACTCTGGTGGATCGCTGAAGGAGGAGGCTTTAAGACAGGCATGGTGCCCTCCACCGTGGGTCACCTTTTCAAGGGACTGGATCAGTGGGCTGCATCAGGCTGTTTCCAGCAGTGAAGTTCACTTCTATACAGAAATGCTCCGTGCCAACTGTCCCCTCTGCTGTCACTGGCAAGGAGCTGGAGCTATCAGCCGAGCTTCTCAACTCCCTCAGAGTAGAAACCCcccgcacccctcccccatgtcagGCCCGTTCAGTGAGAGGACTCCCACAGGCGAGGAGGCATAATGTGTGTTCTTCAGAGAGGACCATCGCCGTTCCCATATGATGGGCGCTCCACCTTTCACCACTTGGACCTGCGTTCCTTGGTCTACCTTGTGGAGGAAATGCACAGAAGACACCTCTGAACATCCCCTCCCACGGGACACACAAAAGGGAAGGGCATGTGCTGGGGGGAGTGGCCAGCGCCGGTGCTCCTAGAGCAGCCTTAAGAAGGACTTTCACTTGAGGAAATGTCGCGACAGATTTCCGCATATGTTGACTGACTAGCATTGGAGACCGATGCCTTAGGaaacctggaagagcagccctccccacccccacccccaccccccgcccccaccccacggAACCTTTTTAAAGCTGCATTTACTCTCGGTAGTTACCTAATGGTATTTGTTCTTGCTTAGGgattacaccccccccccccccgggggtcCTAGGTAACCACGGGGTGACTGACTAAAGGACTTGCCTTCTGTCACTCCTGGCGGATGTACCACACTGCCGAGATGTTCTGTGGAGGCGTCGCTCTGCCCTTTTCTCTACGCCACTGAGAAAATAACTTATTCACTTGTCGCACAGCGTGGACAAAACCCAAGGCCTTTCTGGGAAAGGGAAGCACGAAGGTGCgggtttaagaaaaataaataaataacagacgAGTGTGTAAGGGAGTTGAGGTGGAAAACGAAGGGCTTGAGGACATGTTCTTTCACAGTTGGAATGCTCTGGAGCCGCGGATGTGGGTCACTAATATTAAGTAACACGTTGTGATTGACCCTGACTTTATCCTCCTGTGTGTCTACGTCATTCAGCAGCTATTGTAGGGAACCATGCCCACCATTGCCACTAGGGGGCGACAACATTTGTAGCATGACAGGTTGTCAAGCAACggaaattaaaaatacactaaaACCTAACTGTGCTCGCTTGATATATACAAAACTGACCAATCGCCTGTGATGCCGCTGTGCACCGCCTTCACTAGCCAGCCATCCAAACAACGTTTGGGCATAAATGCATCCAAGCCCTCACCCTGAAGGTCAGAAACAAGTGACCTGACACCAGAGAACCTGCGAGCCCACCCAAGGTTGTGCACATTCTTTACTACTTGCAGTTTGtttgttaataataaataaaaccaaaattctttatataaaCCCATTCTAGAGGACTGTGTGGTTGGTTGTTCTACTGTTTTGCAATAGAGGCTCAGGGGGTCTGGGGTGGGGCTGATCTTGCTTTTCTCCTGGCACCTGGTCTCACAGCATTTCAGGAATAAGCCACAGGTAGAAACCCAATCAGTAAGTCCCTTTATCTCTCTGTCCCCATCGTGTAGATGATGTTAGAATGAACTTTAGTGTACTGGATGCTACTGGTGCCAATCTGGGTAGACACTGTTTTACtcttgctggtggtggtgctggtgagtgtgtgtatgtgtgtgtgcacacatgtgcattatTGTGCCTGCAGGAGTAGAGGGTCTCCctccattgctctccactttatttttgagacagagtctctcactgaacctgaagctgcCTGTTTTTGGCTAGAttgactggccagcaagcaccCAGGATCCGTCTTTctcctcctgggattacaggcaagaaCCGCCATGTGTGGCTTTTATGTAGGTGCAGGGATTCCCCCATGGAACCATCTCCTAGCCAGGGCCTCTGTTTTGAAGAGTAACAATAGCCCCTTTGTTgggaagaaattattaaaattataaaacataaaaacatcatCCATTCAGAGACTGGGCTACATTTGCCAGCGTCTGCAGACAGGCCAGTGAGTCTGCACCAGGCAGAGGCTCCCCATCTTCCAAGCAGTAAGTTTTCAACCCCTAATCTGCATCCCACAGAGAGAATATCCATATTTGGCATGGTGTTCCAGTGACTGCAGAGCACCACTTGAGTTCACACGTAGAGAAAAGCCCCCAGTGCAGCCTTTCCACCGTCTATCACCTCTGACCTGCCCACGGCCACTTATGCTCCCGGTCACCATGTTGGCATGACTCTCTTTTCAAGCGTTTCTGCCaagttaccattttttttttcttctgcggAAAAGCAGAACACCTATTTACTAGAGAAACATTTCAATCTGGCCTCCTGTCTCCTGTGAAGTGTTACAAGATCCAGGGCTGGTGAACTGGCTCAGCAGACAGTGGTGATTGCCACCAAGtttgatggcctgagttcgatgcccaggacccacatgctagaaggagaaaactggtccccacacgttgtcctctgacctccacatgtgcattaCGGCACCCACTCACCCTGCATCCCCAAATATAAGCCCCGCCATGCAAACAAGAGACACTTCTCACAGTAGCCTTTATTGCCAACAGACTTACACCTATAGTCACTGAAAcaattaactatttaaaaaacGGTTGCCTCTCTCAATCTTTGAGCCATGATCATCGTGTAATGCTGGGAAAGTGCCGTTCACAGAAATGTAACAAGGGCATTTGATAGGAAACGTCTAATGACATCGCTGGCTCCATGCTTTGGGATCTGTATGGACAAATGCAAAAACCTCATCACC
It encodes:
- the S1pr3 gene encoding sphingosine 1-phosphate receptor 3; its protein translation is MATTHAQGYQLFSGNDTLREHYDYVGKLAGRLRDPPEGATFITTILFLVTCSFIVLENLMVLIAIWKNNKFHNRMYFFIGNLALCDLLAGIAYKVNILMSGRKTFSLSPTVWFLREGSMFVALGASTCSLLAIAIERHLTMIKMRPYDANKKHRVFLLIGMCWLIAFSLGALPILGWNCLENFPDCSTILPLYSKKYIAFLISIFTGILVTIVILYARIYFLVKSSSRRVANHNSERSMALLRTVVIVVSVFIACWSPLFILFLIDVACKVKECSILFKSQWFIMLAVLNSAMNPVIYTLASKEMRRAFFRLVCGCLVKSKGTQASPMQPALDQSRSKSRSSDNSSHSPEARKDLPHVATSSCILDKNRSLQNGVLCK